The genomic window TATGACACCTtgcgaaatgtatcaaaatgtaaccaAAACGCAGGATAGTGTGTATCGGTAGATACGCCCAGGCTCAAATTTCACCACCATGATTTGCATGTGGTCGCAGTTTTTTTGGGGACAAACCCGTTGCTCCTCAAATAAACCAAGGTATTTTGGTATCTATTTAGAGGTGAAAAAATGGACTATCGCACTATGTGATTAGCTAGTTGGATCTAGGTGAACTGTAAAGAAGATGAGCACAGATAAATTGACCAAAAATTgctaatgtttcgaaagccaccgCGGCCGCTGTCATTTTGCAAtacacgaaatatctacatagCTGCACTGGGCAAGTCCTACagatatgaaaaagtataaacattatgtaggtctgaggtctttttcttgcaccacaggtagttgttcacacccatgcagcagggtccaacccgggtccggccgtgacccggcgaacgccgtcttagagaaggctgcgcagaacggatgcgcatagagctctgcggtttgACTGTTCCATTAGTCCTATATTCTGACACCCCTAAATATGTTGGGATTCCAGTTAGGGGGGTGTTGGCACATACCGATAGGGGTGTATAACCACTGTGCAGTGCCCCTATTCTTATTGACGAATTTGGTTCTCTAACATGTTAGTCTCCCTTCAATAGGAAACCAGCAGCTTAACGTCCCCTCCAAAGGACGATTTGCATCCTGACGCTCCCCTACCTGAATATCTGTTTGAAGCGCGGGAGGGGCACCCCGATGACGAAGCTGTACACGGTGCAGTGGGCAGCGATGCGACCTTTGATCTCCTCCGCCACAACGTTCAGCTGCGAGGGCAGACAGCACAGGAACAGCACGTCGCAGGAGGCCGCCACCCGCCTGTTGTCATAGAGACAGGTTACGCCCTGCTCCTCAAGTTTCACTGGTGGAGAggaaaaatgtttctttgttgaCAACTGAAGAAAGTTAGCATTACTAATATTTTTCGGGTTTAAAAAATACCCTAAGATTAGTAAGAAACTTCAGCTTGCTAGTTGGCTTAATTCTTAATTTACAAAATTTttctatatacaatgtactgtaaatattgaaatgtttgcgacggttttatgttcacattttttCCGGTGAcatcttcactgcaaacttaaaaccatcgcaaaaatGCTTGctttgtcttctgcccgcctgcACCTTATTTCAAatgcgaatttaaaaccaccacaaattcTATGCTCTCTCCCTCAATCCCTGGTGGAGGACCCACAGGAAAAActccaaaaataaaaccactgctattaattaacatttcaagatttacagaagCCCGTACCCAGTATCTCAGGTCTCCTGGTGGAGATGACCATCTCGTGCGGCTCCACGTCCCCGTACGTCAGCAGCGCCTGCGCCAGCTGACTGCCCAGCCGCCCGCCCCCGATGATCCCCACCCGGACGGGGTTTCTGGGCGGGGCCTGCTGCAACAGCCGGGAGCTCCGACTGTGCCGGCTCACGGGCGCCTGCAGTTCCACCACCAGCTGCCTGGGGGAGCACAGGAGATGGCAGTAAATGTCTGTCAGTTTTGATGGTGTCAGATACTGCAAAATTGTTCCAATACTAAACTCTTGCACTATCATGGTCTCCACACTACAATGCAGGGATGAGCACTTTTATGCTTTCTTCTTCAAACAATAAgtctagaaatatgaaaaacatCTCATAAAAAGGTCATTCTCATTTGCTCTCTGATACTAGTATACTGAGATCCAGAAAACAAACTAACTTACTAAGATCTACAACGCAAAAGATAAAATCAAAAACTAGACTGAATTGTGAACATCGTCATTGACCAAAGAGAGCGCTGTCTTGTTCAGTAATCTTAATGGCATTAATTTTTGGCAACTTCTTTGCGACCAAAACTAAATTTTGCAGTCCCATAATTTTTACGATTAACTTTGACACCTTTATTGAAAACCAGATTGCTCGGCGCTTACCATATGAAGCACAAATACATCTTTTACCCTTTGAAATGAATCTGTAGAGGTGTGTTGAAGGGTTCACAGTCGCAAAACGTTAACGGAACCTGTTAtatcatgagtgagtgagtgtgttagTTAGTACCTTGCTTCGTTCAGAATCGCCACCAGATACGCCGCCTGTGCGCACGCGCACACCGTCAGCGCGTGAGACCTGGCCCTCAGCACGAGCAGGGGTTTCTCCTCGTCTGCCAGCGCGCTCTCGAACTGCAGGGACGGGAGGTTGTTGGTGATATCCGCCACTGTAGGGATCAGCCCGGCAAAAATACTCTCctgcgccgccattttgaaacggtcgtcaTGGCAGCCGACCCCTGACCTACGCTTCCATGATTGGGCTAGTCCAAATACTGTTAGAAAGGGGTGGGAAAATTACTTCTTTTACTTATTCATATACACGAAATAGTAACTTCTAGATGTACCTAGATATCTAAATAGGGACGGTTTAGATATATGCTTGAAGATTTTATCATTTCATCAGATTTTTCTAACACATTTCA from Branchiostoma lanceolatum isolate klBraLanc5 chromosome 4, klBraLanc5.hap2, whole genome shotgun sequence includes these protein-coding regions:
- the LOC136433979 gene encoding NADP-dependent oxidoreductase domain-containing protein 1-like translates to MAAQESIFAGLIPTVADITNNLPSLQFESALADEEKPLLVLRARSHALTVCACAQAAYLVAILNEARQLVVELQAPVSRHSRSSRLLQQAPPRNPVRVGIIGGGRLGSQLAQALLTYGDVEPHEMVISTRRPEILVKLEEQGVTCLYDNRRVAASCDVLFLCCLPSQLNVVAEEIKGRIAAHCTVYSFVIGVPLPRFKQIFRFSNVLKPEFSWRDDGQARWEVSKDVCSALEDSRVAGLTCPLPPQPDECLIRTGEKWVELAVYIFLNMCSDLQLSWAQSLDLANTVLLGQTSTHPAAAVFSTQNFTKNIANPAAPFPRFDLSLVTENDTPLTRCLKENHAVRNLFSKKYVTIFDKFYYWKGIKQVKQKKQ